A single Pseudomonas sp. DC1.2 DNA region contains:
- a CDS encoding carbohydrate porin has protein sequence MKIIINRSLAAVCVCLALPLSAQALEFAGYLRSGVGTSVNSSSQQCFQLQGTQSKYRLGNECEQYAELELRQDVYTLDDGSVLSVDGMASLYNQYDKDLTFNGDNGSVRMPQMYTQWSKLPSLNGGSLWAGRRYYKRNDIHISDFYYWNQSATGGGIEDVLIGDLKYSYALSRKDNLYQKDYINRHDFNVSGFKSNTGGELEFGLSYIDKPDSRDAHRGWAITTQHVQSGFLGGKNKLAFQYGEGPGTGLGYTGNVKLGDSNKSYRVVEFFDWQVTPRFGGQIEAVYQKDIRPDGADQNWISLGVRPVYAITEQFKLVTELGHDQVKAPDGTRKLSKFTFAPTWSPKGQDFWARPEVRLYYTYASWNEAAKRAANELAAGSALSDTGAFGTALHGANVGLQVEYWWK, from the coding sequence TTGAAAATAATAATAAATCGTAGCCTTGCGGCCGTCTGCGTGTGCCTGGCTTTGCCGCTGTCGGCCCAGGCGCTGGAGTTCGCAGGTTACCTGCGCAGCGGCGTAGGCACCTCCGTCAACAGCAGTTCCCAGCAATGCTTTCAATTGCAAGGTACACAGTCGAAATATCGATTGGGCAACGAATGCGAGCAGTACGCCGAACTTGAACTTCGTCAGGACGTATACACCCTGGACGATGGCTCGGTGCTCAGCGTCGATGGCATGGCCTCGCTGTATAACCAGTACGACAAGGACTTAACGTTCAACGGTGATAACGGCTCGGTGCGTATGCCACAGATGTACACGCAGTGGTCAAAACTGCCGAGCCTCAATGGCGGCTCACTGTGGGCCGGTCGGCGTTACTACAAACGTAATGACATCCACATTTCTGACTTCTACTACTGGAACCAGAGTGCCACCGGCGGCGGTATCGAGGACGTGCTCATCGGCGATCTGAAATACAGCTACGCCCTCTCGCGCAAGGACAACCTGTACCAGAAGGACTACATCAACCGGCATGACTTTAATGTCTCCGGGTTCAAGAGCAACACCGGTGGTGAACTGGAGTTCGGCCTTAGCTACATCGACAAGCCCGACAGCCGTGATGCGCATCGTGGCTGGGCGATCACCACCCAGCATGTGCAGAGTGGCTTTCTGGGCGGTAAGAACAAACTGGCCTTCCAGTACGGCGAGGGGCCCGGCACCGGGTTGGGTTATACCGGTAACGTGAAACTCGGCGACAGCAACAAAAGCTACCGTGTGGTGGAGTTCTTCGACTGGCAGGTGACGCCGCGCTTTGGCGGGCAAATCGAAGCGGTCTATCAAAAAGACATTCGTCCGGACGGCGCTGATCAAAACTGGATTTCCCTTGGGGTCCGCCCGGTTTACGCAATCACCGAGCAGTTCAAGCTGGTGACGGAATTGGGCCACGATCAAGTGAAAGCCCCGGATGGGACGCGCAAACTGAGCAAATTCACGTTCGCCCCAACCTGGTCGCCCAAAGGCCAGGATTTCTGGGCGCGCCCAGAGGTGCGTCTGTATTACACCTATGCCAGTTGGAACGAGGCCGCCAAGCGGGCGGCCAATGAATTGGCAGCAGGTTCGGCGCTGTCCGACACCGGTGCCTTTGGCACGGCGTTGCACGGTGCGAACGTTGGATTGCAGGTCGAGTACTGGTGGAAATAA
- the treC gene encoding alpha,alpha-phosphotrehalase, whose translation MQDWQRSVIYQIYPKSFHSHAGNPTGDLLGVVAKLDYLHWLGVDCLWITPFLRSPQRDNGYDISDYYAIDPSYGTMADCELLICEAGKRGIKLMLDIVVNHTSTEHTWFQQARSSLDNPYRDFYIWRDQPNNWQSKFGGSAWEYEAQTGQYFLHLFDHTQADLNWDNPKVRDEVFKMMRFWRDKGVGGFRLDVINLISKPADFPEDNSDGRRFYTDGPHVHEYLQQMHREVFEGHDLINVGEMSSTRLDHCIRYSRPESKELSMTFNFHHLKVDYPNLQKWARADFDFLELKRILSDWQIGMQAGGGWNALFWCNHDQPRVVSRFGDDGEYRVTSAKMLGTALHFLQGTPFVYQGEELGMTNPGFNHIDQYRDVETLNIHRLKREAGESDADNMAAIMQKSRDNGRTPMHWSDEPNAGFSVAKPWIGVPANAAHINVAAQLDDPNSVLHHYRRLIALRRDEALMSDGVYRQLLPDHSQIWAYVREGHGERLLVLNNFYGTPCEVELAQDVISQAMGQRLVISNYPDAPPRHQQVSLRPYESFVLHLTEH comes from the coding sequence ATGCAAGACTGGCAACGTTCGGTGATCTATCAGATCTACCCGAAAAGCTTTCACAGCCATGCCGGCAACCCCACCGGGGATTTGCTCGGCGTCGTGGCCAAGCTCGACTACTTGCATTGGCTAGGCGTTGATTGCCTGTGGATCACGCCGTTCCTGCGCTCGCCACAGCGAGACAATGGTTATGACATCAGCGACTACTACGCCATCGACCCCAGTTACGGAACCATGGCTGATTGTGAGTTGCTGATCTGCGAGGCCGGCAAGCGCGGGATCAAGTTGATGCTCGATATCGTGGTTAATCACACCTCTACTGAGCACACCTGGTTCCAGCAGGCGCGCAGTAGCCTTGATAACCCGTACCGCGATTTTTACATCTGGCGCGACCAGCCGAACAACTGGCAGTCAAAATTTGGTGGTTCGGCCTGGGAGTATGAAGCCCAGACCGGCCAGTATTTCCTGCACCTCTTTGATCACACCCAGGCTGACCTGAACTGGGACAACCCGAAGGTCCGCGACGAAGTCTTCAAGATGATGCGTTTCTGGCGCGACAAGGGCGTGGGCGGTTTCCGTTTGGATGTGATCAACCTGATCTCCAAACCGGCCGATTTCCCTGAGGACAACAGCGACGGTCGGCGCTTCTACACTGACGGTCCACATGTCCACGAGTACTTGCAGCAAATGCATCGCGAAGTGTTCGAAGGCCACGATCTGATCAACGTCGGTGAAATGTCCTCGACCCGCCTCGATCACTGCATTCGCTACTCGCGGCCGGAATCGAAAGAACTGTCGATGACATTCAATTTCCATCACCTGAAGGTGGATTACCCCAACTTGCAGAAGTGGGCTCGCGCTGATTTTGATTTCCTCGAACTCAAACGCATTCTCTCCGATTGGCAGATCGGCATGCAGGCCGGTGGTGGCTGGAACGCGTTGTTCTGGTGTAACCACGATCAGCCACGGGTGGTTTCGCGCTTTGGTGATGACGGCGAATACCGCGTGACCTCGGCGAAGATGCTGGGCACCGCGCTGCATTTTCTCCAGGGCACGCCATTTGTTTATCAGGGCGAAGAACTGGGAATGACTAATCCAGGTTTCAACCACATCGATCAGTACCGCGATGTCGAGACCCTGAACATCCACCGCCTCAAGCGTGAGGCCGGTGAGAGTGACGCCGACAACATGGCGGCGATCATGCAGAAGTCCCGGGACAACGGCCGCACGCCGATGCACTGGAGCGACGAGCCGAACGCAGGTTTCAGCGTTGCCAAACCGTGGATCGGCGTGCCGGCCAACGCCGCGCACATCAACGTCGCTGCCCAGCTCGACGATCCGAATTCGGTGCTGCATCACTACCGTCGACTGATTGCCCTGCGCCGCGACGAAGCACTGATGTCCGACGGCGTGTACCGGCAGTTGTTGCCCGATCACTCACAAATCTGGGCGTATGTGCGTGAAGGCCACGGCGAGCGACTGCTGGTGCTGAATAACTTTTACGGCACGCCTTGCGAGGTTGAACTGGCGCAGGACGTTATCAGCCAAGCCATGGGACAGCGGCTGGTGATCAGCAACTACCCGGACGCTCCACCACGACATCAGCAGGTATCTTTAAGGCCTTATGAGTCGTTCGTTCTGCACTTGACCGAGCATTAA
- the treP gene encoding PTS system trehalose-specific EIIBC component, with amino-acid sequence MSHDYPTITSELLHSLGGIDNLEQAAHCVTRLRLALKDSSLVNSTTLNQIDLVKGSFFTGGLFQVVIGPGDVEKVYAELRRQTGLAASTIADVKQKSADKINAMQRLVRVFSDVFMPILPALIIAGLLMGINNLMGARDMFVDGRTLLEAYPTLDGVWSLINLMANTSFVFLPALVGWSAAKRFGGSEILGIVLGLMLVHPDLLNAWNYGKAVAGLDGQSLPYFDIFGWFKIEKVGYQGQILPILLAAYVMSVIEKWLRARVPNAIQLLVVPITTIVVTGVLALAVIGPVTRHLGILITEGVVTLFDMAPMVGGAIFGLLYAPLVITGMHHMFLAVDLQLISIQGGTFIWPMIVMSNLAQGSAALGVFYMTRNIRDKSMASTSAISAYFGITEPAMFGVNLRYKFPFYAALTGSALGGMFLSLNKVQASAIGVGGLPGFISIIPQFIPLFVIGMVIAMVVPFVLTCGLSKKIVRPGYRVA; translated from the coding sequence ATGAGCCACGATTACCCCACTATTACCAGCGAGCTGTTGCACAGCCTCGGTGGCATTGACAACCTTGAGCAGGCCGCGCATTGCGTGACCCGCCTGCGCCTGGCACTCAAGGACTCGAGCCTGGTCAATAGCACCACGCTGAACCAGATCGATCTGGTCAAAGGTTCGTTTTTCACCGGCGGCCTGTTTCAGGTTGTCATCGGCCCCGGCGACGTGGAGAAGGTGTATGCCGAACTGCGCCGACAAACCGGTCTGGCGGCATCGACCATCGCCGACGTTAAACAAAAAAGTGCGGACAAGATCAATGCCATGCAGCGCCTGGTCCGGGTATTTTCCGATGTATTCATGCCAATCCTTCCGGCACTGATCATTGCCGGCCTGCTGATGGGCATCAACAACCTCATGGGCGCCAGGGACATGTTCGTCGACGGCAGGACGCTACTCGAGGCCTATCCGACGCTCGATGGCGTCTGGAGCCTGATCAACCTGATGGCCAATACCTCGTTTGTGTTCCTGCCGGCGTTGGTGGGCTGGTCGGCGGCCAAGCGCTTTGGCGGCAGTGAAATTCTTGGCATCGTGCTCGGCTTGATGCTGGTGCATCCGGACTTGCTCAATGCCTGGAACTACGGCAAGGCCGTCGCAGGTCTCGATGGCCAGAGCCTGCCGTATTTCGATATCTTCGGCTGGTTCAAGATCGAGAAGGTCGGTTATCAGGGGCAGATCCTGCCTATCCTGCTGGCAGCCTACGTCATGAGCGTCATCGAAAAATGGCTGCGTGCGCGTGTGCCGAACGCCATTCAACTGTTGGTGGTTCCGATCACGACCATCGTCGTCACCGGCGTACTGGCGCTGGCCGTGATCGGACCGGTGACCCGGCATTTGGGAATTCTGATCACCGAAGGTGTGGTCACGCTGTTTGATATGGCGCCGATGGTAGGCGGAGCGATTTTCGGTCTGCTCTATGCCCCTCTGGTCATCACCGGCATGCACCACATGTTTCTTGCTGTCGACTTGCAACTGATCTCGATCCAGGGCGGCACGTTCATTTGGCCGATGATCGTCATGTCCAACCTCGCCCAAGGCAGCGCGGCGCTGGGGGTTTTTTACATGACCCGCAACATACGCGACAAAAGTATGGCCTCTACCTCGGCGATTTCCGCTTACTTCGGCATCACTGAGCCGGCGATGTTTGGGGTCAACCTGCGTTACAAATTCCCGTTCTATGCGGCCCTGACCGGCTCGGCGCTGGGCGGTATGTTCCTGTCGCTGAACAAGGTTCAGGCCTCGGCGATTGGCGTCGGTGGTTTGCCCGGTTTTATCTCGATCATTCCGCAGTTCATCCCCCTGTTTGTGATCGGGATGGTCATCGCCATGGTCGTACCGTTTGTCTTGACCTGTGGGTTGAGCAAGAAAATTGTCCGGCCTGGGTATCGCGTCGCCTGA
- the treR gene encoding trehalose operon repressor: MSKYNQIYSDLLASITTERLERGARLPSETELMDSYHASRGTVRKAIEQLQERGFAQKVHGKGTFVLSTNQIEFQLGGIVSFQETYPRLGNDVCTEVVEFDQIPLEGSLLEHIKAEEGCLITRIKRVRLINGKRVILDINHFVNAVIPGLSRDIAEQSIYAFIEQTLQLQIAYAQRTIEAVPRSKDDQQHLDLDGQSHVIVVSNQTFLQDGRQFEYTESRHTLDKFYFSDVARR, encoded by the coding sequence ATGAGTAAATACAACCAGATCTACAGCGATCTGCTTGCCAGCATCACCACTGAACGTCTGGAGCGCGGCGCGCGATTGCCCTCCGAAACCGAATTGATGGATAGCTATCACGCCAGTCGCGGCACTGTGCGCAAAGCCATCGAACAATTGCAGGAGCGCGGCTTCGCCCAGAAAGTCCACGGCAAAGGCACCTTCGTGTTGTCGACCAACCAGATAGAGTTCCAGCTCGGCGGAATCGTCAGCTTCCAGGAAACCTACCCGCGACTGGGCAATGACGTCTGCACCGAGGTGGTCGAATTCGACCAGATTCCCCTCGAAGGCTCCCTGCTGGAACACATCAAGGCCGAAGAGGGCTGCCTGATTACGCGCATCAAGCGCGTAAGGCTGATCAACGGCAAACGGGTGATCCTGGACATCAACCATTTCGTCAACGCCGTGATCCCCGGCCTGTCTCGAGACATCGCCGAGCAGTCGATCTACGCCTTCATCGAACAGACCCTGCAACTGCAAATCGCCTACGCCCAGCGCACCATCGAGGCGGTACCGCGCAGCAAGGACGACCAGCAACACCTGGACCTGGATGGGCAGAGCCATGTAATCGTGGTCAGCAACCAGACGTTCTTACAGGACGGGCGCCAGTTCGAGTACACCGAATCGCGGCACACGCTGGACAAGTTTTACTTTTCGGATGTCGCTCGGCGCTGA
- a CDS encoding membrane-targeted effector domain-containing toxin, which yields MDDTHYTTLPNAADALALQAQIPDLVADCPDMYAMAYQIAKDILVSHHITDIEPDKVYWHRFHAAQSSARTFTGWQHVVEKPKESMTFPQLVMQRFDVHDQDNADLLDLYGGFYRVGADAENYDETNEVRLHSNEVLKAFWAINFSDRYKTAIATFWEKHDASFRALAKCTFIAKAIEDYENGHLCREHFTTVLRAVAGNVSRPLTRQMLMDPSFAAQGLSVHQFRVGDFVATDILGITDGSGLNILYLPGESRGFHSFTTAAQLHEWLGNEVDDANGRERLLMHFQQEDRDILQDRPTTTLSKLSWLTGVGALIHVFDQPHIDNIGLNHEFDVLTATAPGAHQHQGKQILGDAFSYLKDATHARMISDANFVLHSNGEIRKKLWIGYLNAFSHTFGPLAALAWPAALMVVGAGMANVGLHIDRAINGTTPAERKAAITGAILSSVDVLFNLPFLRGASELAEALDVEESLSLEEDPRTEIEKGTAPRTPTDLIPTNPSEAEVLAPFETNEIVDGVSPVSDEGRFRGIYQPETGGNYIAIDDRFYLVRYLNELKTWAIIDPINPHSFYRNLPVRMDELGQWVPITRAGLYGGGKLSSLFTRGPAEVALPDFDAPATAYDVPPALKSALKPAAEGNLSKWDLKDGFVNINNPNNEFEAFKKLRRTLYNDAEIFYSNLQIPTRPSIPTFIPSAKTKDIIKTLLNRSSALVVGESHSSVGSKQFLIEHMQVLSKQKVKTLYMEHLLTDFHQVDLDVFNRTAEMPEGLERYLQNLDAGFHTDPSGQFTFEQVIRTAQKNNIRVQAIDCMASYRSSGIEGADETFRQKMMNYFAKTVIGADQAARGAHKWVALVGNSHANTFEGAAGLSELEGGIGLRIDSVGLDEPASIKADPGVAYEARPGQSAGFVKNDLLLQIKTPKSVIQAQALEDGLPSAGMFTLTDGIDHTVIVHRSSNGLLVRTPILRDGHRFYIERPSWPSISARRYETPADLSTALRRTGMTLVRLPHA from the coding sequence ATGGACGATACTCACTACACAACCCTGCCCAATGCCGCCGATGCGTTGGCCCTCCAGGCACAGATTCCGGACCTTGTTGCCGATTGTCCCGACATGTACGCCATGGCGTACCAGATCGCCAAAGACATCCTCGTTAGCCATCACATCACCGACATTGAGCCTGACAAAGTCTACTGGCACCGTTTTCACGCGGCTCAAAGCAGCGCCAGAACCTTTACCGGCTGGCAGCACGTCGTTGAAAAGCCCAAGGAGTCGATGACGTTCCCGCAACTGGTAATGCAACGCTTCGACGTCCACGATCAAGACAACGCCGACCTCCTGGACCTCTACGGCGGCTTCTATCGCGTCGGTGCGGACGCCGAAAACTACGACGAAACCAACGAAGTTCGCCTGCATTCCAACGAGGTGCTCAAAGCATTCTGGGCGATCAATTTCAGTGATCGTTATAAAACCGCCATCGCGACGTTTTGGGAAAAACACGACGCCAGCTTTCGCGCGCTGGCCAAATGCACCTTCATCGCCAAAGCCATCGAAGACTATGAAAACGGGCACCTGTGCCGTGAACACTTCACCACAGTCCTGCGGGCCGTCGCCGGCAATGTGAGCAGGCCACTCACTCGGCAAATGTTGATGGACCCATCATTCGCCGCCCAAGGATTGTCTGTGCATCAATTTCGCGTCGGCGACTTCGTGGCCACGGACATTCTTGGCATCACTGACGGCAGCGGCCTGAACATCCTTTACCTCCCGGGTGAATCCAGAGGGTTTCACAGCTTTACAACGGCCGCGCAGTTGCATGAATGGCTGGGCAACGAAGTCGACGATGCTAATGGCCGTGAACGCCTGCTGATGCACTTCCAACAAGAGGACCGCGATATTCTCCAGGACCGGCCCACAACGACGCTGTCCAAGCTCTCGTGGCTCACCGGCGTTGGCGCATTGATCCATGTGTTCGATCAACCGCACATCGACAATATTGGCCTCAACCATGAGTTTGACGTTCTAACCGCTACGGCTCCCGGCGCACATCAGCATCAGGGCAAGCAGATTCTGGGCGACGCCTTCAGCTACCTGAAGGACGCCACCCACGCCCGCATGATCAGCGATGCGAACTTTGTGCTGCACTCCAACGGCGAAATACGCAAAAAACTGTGGATCGGCTACCTCAACGCATTCAGCCATACCTTCGGCCCCTTGGCCGCGCTGGCTTGGCCGGCGGCATTAATGGTGGTGGGCGCCGGCATGGCCAATGTCGGGCTTCACATCGACCGGGCCATCAATGGCACCACGCCGGCTGAACGCAAGGCGGCCATCACGGGCGCGATCCTCAGCAGCGTGGATGTGCTGTTCAATTTGCCGTTTCTTAGAGGCGCCAGCGAATTGGCCGAAGCGTTGGACGTTGAAGAATCGCTCTCGCTCGAAGAAGATCCGAGAACAGAGATTGAAAAGGGCACTGCACCACGGACGCCCACCGACCTCATACCGACGAACCCAAGCGAAGCCGAGGTACTGGCACCGTTTGAAACCAATGAGATTGTCGACGGTGTTTCCCCGGTCAGCGACGAAGGCCGGTTTCGCGGTATTTATCAGCCTGAAACCGGGGGTAACTACATTGCCATTGATGACCGCTTTTACCTCGTGCGTTACCTCAATGAACTGAAGACCTGGGCGATTATCGACCCGATCAACCCCCACTCCTTTTACCGCAACCTGCCGGTACGAATGGATGAACTTGGCCAATGGGTGCCCATTACCCGCGCAGGACTTTACGGCGGCGGCAAACTCTCCAGTCTTTTTACGCGCGGCCCAGCGGAGGTGGCATTGCCTGATTTCGACGCACCGGCAACGGCCTACGATGTCCCGCCAGCACTCAAGTCGGCACTCAAGCCCGCGGCCGAGGGCAACCTCAGCAAATGGGACCTGAAGGACGGTTTCGTAAATATAAACAACCCGAACAACGAGTTTGAGGCTTTCAAAAAACTGCGGAGAACCCTGTACAACGACGCCGAAATTTTTTATTCAAACCTGCAAATACCGACCAGACCGTCGATTCCAACCTTCATCCCCTCCGCCAAAACCAAGGACATCATCAAGACCCTGCTTAACCGCTCATCCGCCCTGGTGGTCGGTGAGAGCCATTCCAGCGTAGGCAGCAAGCAGTTTTTGATCGAGCACATGCAGGTGCTGAGTAAACAAAAAGTCAAAACCCTGTACATGGAACATCTGCTGACCGATTTCCATCAAGTTGATCTGGACGTGTTTAACAGGACCGCAGAGATGCCCGAGGGGCTGGAGCGCTACCTCCAAAACCTCGACGCGGGCTTTCACACCGACCCCAGTGGCCAATTCACTTTTGAACAAGTCATCAGGACCGCGCAAAAAAACAACATCCGCGTTCAGGCTATCGATTGCATGGCCAGCTACCGCAGCAGCGGAATCGAGGGTGCCGACGAAACGTTTCGACAGAAGATGATGAACTACTTCGCCAAAACGGTGATCGGTGCCGATCAAGCCGCGCGCGGCGCACACAAATGGGTGGCGTTGGTGGGTAATAGCCACGCCAACACCTTTGAAGGCGCGGCGGGTCTGAGCGAGCTGGAAGGTGGGATCGGGCTACGCATTGACAGCGTGGGCCTGGATGAACCCGCCAGCATCAAGGCCGATCCGGGTGTGGCCTATGAAGCGCGGCCAGGACAATCAGCAGGCTTCGTAAAAAATGACTTGTTGCTACAAATCAAAACACCGAAAAGCGTGATCCAGGCACAAGCGCTGGAGGATGGCCTGCCCAGTGCGGGCATGTTCACCCTCACTGACGGTATCGATCACACGGTGATCGTTCACCGCAGCAGTAACGGCTTACTGGTTCGCACCCCGATCCTGCGCGATGGCCATCGTTTTTACATCGAACGACCTTCCTGGCCTTCCATCAGCGCTCGACGTTATGAAACCCCCGCCGACTTGAGCACCGCGCTCAGGCGCACAGGCATGACCCTCGTCCGCTTGCCACACGCATAA
- the guaA gene encoding glutamine-hydrolyzing GMP synthase, protein MALDIHAHRILILDFGSQYTQLIARRVREIGVYCELHPFDMDDEAIREFAPKGIILAGGPESVHVANSPRAPQAVFELGVPVFGICYGMQTMAEQLGGKVEGSELREFGYARVDVVGKSRLLDGIEDHIDADGLFGLDVWMSHGDKVTKMPEDFHVLASTPSCPIAGMFNDARGYYGVQFHPEVTHTKQGGRILSRFILDICGCEALWTPSKIAEDAIANIRAQVGTDNVLLGLSGGVDSSVVAALLHKAIGDQLTCVFVDNGLLRLHEGEQVMAMFAENMGVKVIRANAADQFLNNLAGESDPEKKRKIIGRTFIDVFDAESCKLDNIKYLAQGTIYPDVIESAGAKSGKAHVIKSHHNVGGLPDEMNLKLVEPLRELFKDEVRRLGLELGLPYDMVYRHPFPGPGLGVRILGEVKKEYADLLRRADHIFIEELRKADWYHKVSQAFVVFQPVKSVGVVGDGRRYAWVVALRAVETIDFMTARWAHLPYELLETVSGRIINEIEGISRVTYDVSSKPPATIEWE, encoded by the coding sequence ATGGCCCTCGACATTCACGCTCACCGCATCCTGATCCTCGACTTCGGTTCCCAGTACACCCAGCTGATTGCTCGCCGTGTGCGTGAAATCGGCGTGTATTGCGAACTGCATCCGTTCGACATGGACGACGAAGCGATTCGCGAATTCGCGCCGAAAGGGATCATCCTTGCCGGCGGCCCCGAGTCCGTACACGTGGCCAACAGCCCGCGCGCCCCGCAAGCCGTGTTCGAGCTGGGCGTCCCAGTTTTCGGTATCTGCTACGGCATGCAGACCATGGCTGAACAGCTGGGTGGCAAGGTCGAAGGTTCCGAGTTGCGTGAGTTCGGTTATGCCCGTGTCGATGTGGTCGGTAAGAGCCGCCTGCTTGACGGCATCGAAGACCACATCGACGCTGACGGCCTGTTCGGCCTCGACGTGTGGATGAGCCACGGTGACAAGGTCACCAAAATGCCAGAAGACTTCCATGTCCTGGCCAGCACCCCGAGCTGCCCGATTGCTGGCATGTTCAACGATGCCCGTGGTTACTACGGCGTGCAGTTCCACCCTGAAGTGACCCACACCAAGCAGGGCGGGCGCATTCTGTCGCGCTTCATCCTCGACATTTGCGGCTGCGAAGCACTGTGGACGCCGTCGAAAATCGCTGAAGACGCCATCGCCAACATCCGCGCTCAGGTCGGCACCGACAACGTGTTGCTGGGTCTGTCCGGCGGTGTGGACTCTTCGGTGGTTGCCGCGTTGTTGCACAAAGCCATTGGCGACCAACTGACCTGCGTCTTCGTCGACAACGGCTTGCTGCGTCTGCACGAAGGCGAGCAAGTGATGGCCATGTTTGCCGAGAACATGGGCGTCAAAGTCATTCGTGCCAACGCCGCGGACCAGTTCCTCAACAACCTGGCCGGCGAGTCGGACCCTGAGAAGAAGCGCAAGATCATTGGTCGCACCTTCATCGACGTCTTCGATGCCGAATCCTGCAAGCTCGACAACATCAAGTACCTGGCCCAAGGGACCATCTACCCCGACGTAATCGAGTCGGCTGGCGCCAAAAGTGGCAAGGCTCACGTGATCAAGTCGCACCACAACGTGGGTGGCTTGCCGGATGAAATGAACCTCAAGCTGGTTGAGCCGCTGCGCGAGCTGTTCAAGGACGAAGTCCGTCGTCTGGGCCTGGAACTCGGCCTGCCTTACGACATGGTCTACCGTCACCCGTTCCCGGGCCCAGGCCTGGGCGTGCGGATCCTCGGAGAAGTGAAGAAGGAATACGCAGACTTGTTGCGTCGCGCTGACCACATTTTCATCGAAGAACTGCGCAAGGCTGACTGGTATCACAAAGTCAGCCAGGCGTTCGTGGTGTTCCAGCCTGTTAAATCGGTTGGCGTTGTCGGTGATGGTCGTCGTTACGCGTGGGTTGTGGCCCTGCGTGCGGTCGAAACCATCGACTTCATGACAGCGCGTTGGGCTCACCTGCCTTACGAGCTGCTGGAAACCGTCAGCGGCCGCATCATCAATGAAATCGAAGGCATCTCCCGCGTCACTTACGACGTGTCGAGCAAGCCGCCAGCGACCATTGAGTGGGAATAA